Below is a genomic region from Fibrobacter sp. UWT2.
CAGTCACGTCTATTTCTGAATCTTTCTCCTTGGTTACTCTGGAAGCTCAAATCTGCGGAACACGCTGCGTGATTTCCAACGGAGTTCCTTCTGAAGTTATTGTGTCGAATGCCGTCAGAAAGATGGATGCGCAAGATAGCGCTGAGACCTGGGCTGAAGCGTTGCTGGACACGGCGTATAAAGGGGAAAAAGTTTCTGATATAGAAGAGTTTGATGTTCATGCTGTTAGCAGAAAACTGAAGAATGTGTATTTGAAGAAGTGGAATGAATACATGGAGAGGGCGAATGCAAATCAATAGCCGTAAAGATTTGAAATATTTTTTGGAAAGAGACCGCATTGCCTTAAAAAGGAAAAAATCCTTTTTTAAAGATGATATTTGGAAATTTGAAATTTTGCTCAGAAAGGCGGAGTATTATTGTAACTGCATGCCGGGCCCTTTGAAAAAAATAGGTTCTCTGTACAAGAAACGCTTATATGCCTTAGGCAGAAAGTGCGGTGGGTTCTCGATACCGGTGAATGCGTTTGGACCCGGTTTGTCCATTGCTCATTATGGAACCATAGTGGTGAATGAAACTACAAAAGTGGGCTGTAATTGTAGAATACACGAAGGCGTTACCATTGGCGCTACGGGACGTTCGGGGCAAGCCGCTCACATCGGTGACAACTGCTTTATTGCTACGGGTGCAAAGATTATCGGTGCCGTAGAACTGGGCGATGATGTTGCTATAGGGGCAAATGCCGTTGTAACAAAATCTTTTGCTGAAAACCACATAACTCTTGCAGGTGTTCCCGCCAAAAAAATCAGTGATCATGGATCTCATGATTTTTTAGCGGAGGGATTATTCAATGAATGATTTTAGCAGAAAGGTTATTGTTTTTGGTGGAAATCATCATAATCCTCTGGGCGTAATCAGAGCCTTGGGAAGAAAGAAATTAGATGTTTTTTTCTTGACGTCTGTAAAAAACTCTTTTGTCGCACATAGTAAATACGTTACAGAAACAATCTTTCTGGAAAAAGATGAAGACGCTCCTCAAGTTTTGTTGAACCGTTTTTCTTCAGAACTTGTTAAACCCGTTATCGTCTGCTGTGGAGACGGATTTGCCGCTATTATCATGAATAGCCGCGAAATGCTAAAGAAAGCCTTTATTATGCCTTATGCAAAGGTGTATCAAAAAGGCAATATCTTTGATAAAGGCTTTCAGGCTGCCGTTGCGAAAGAATGTGGTATAGAAATGCCGCAAAGTCAGGTGCTTGAATTATCCGAAGCAAAAGAACTTTTGAAAAACTGGAATTCATTTCCCAGTATTGTAAAGCCTTTGGATAGCCTTATGGCTTTCGGTGGGAAAGATGATATACGTATTGTCGAAAATTCAGAGGAACTGAATGCCGCGTTAGAAAAAACACACTCTATCAAAATCCAGATACAGCAGTATATAAAAAAGAAAATGGAATTTCAGTTGATCGGCTGCTCTTTGGATGAAGGGCGAATCGTGATTATCCCTGGATTTACGCATATTTTGCGTCAACCGCCTAATACCAATACAGGTTTTTTGAAATACAGCAGCTGCGAAAAACTTAATTATGATTTGAGAAAAATTAAGGATTTTATGCGGAGAGTCGGTTATTCGGGCCTTTTTTCCGCAGAATTTCTGCGAGAAGAAAAAGGAGATTACTTCATGGAAGTTAATTTCCGTAATGATGGTAATGCGTATGTTGTGACCCAGGCAGGAGTAAATTTGCCTTATTTATGGGTGTATTATTGTTGCGAAGGTAAATTACCACCTAATGAACCTGAGACGATAAAGAGAGAAACTTTTTTTATGCCGGATTTGCAGGATATTCGCAATGTGATGCATGGCGATCTTTCTTTGATTACTTTTATTCGAGATTGGTTTAAAACCAAAGCGCATGCGGTTTATGATTTGAAGGATTTAAAGCCTTTCTTACATCAACTCTTCCTTCACTAGGAATAGAAAATATGAGCGAAAAGTATTTTGTCATTACCATTGACACGGAAGGTGATAACCAATGGAATCTTTCTAAGAGTCCTTCAACGGAGAATGCGAAATTTCTACCGCGCTTTCAGGAACTAAGCGAAAAGTACGCATTCTTTCCCGTATGGCTGACAAATTATGAAATGGCGTGTGATTCGTTTTTCGTTGAGTATATGCAAGATCGCCTAAAGGCAAGAACCTGCGAAATAGGAATGCATTTGCATGCTTGGCATAACCCTCCGGAACACCATTTGGAGAAGAAGACGAATCAGCGTTCCTATCTGATTGAGTATCCTGAAGAAGTAATGGATCAAAAGATCGGCTATTTGACGAATCTTTTGGAGGATACTTTTCAGATAAAGATGGTTTCTCATCGGAGTGGCCGCTGGACGACTAATGACGTTTATTTTAAACTTTTAAAGAAATATGGTTATAAAGTGGACTGCTCCGTAACACCGCTTGTCAATTGGGAAGCGTGTTTGGGAGAGTCTGGCGTTCCTGGGTCTGACTATTCTTGTTGTCCGTCAAAGCCTTACTTAATATATGATGGTCTATGGGAAGTTCCTGTGACTATAAAGTATTTACATGATTTCTGCATAGACAGAATCCATTCCGTAAAGGGCTTTGCCAAAGAGATCAAATGGGCTTTGAAAGGCCGAAATGAGTGGATCCGCCCGGATGCATCTTGCTCTTTCTTGAAGATGAAAAAAGTTTTGGATGCGTCCCGTGATAATGAATATGTTATGTTTATGCTTCATTCTTCAGAGATGATGCCTGGTGGAAGCCCTTCGTTTCCAAACGAAAGATGTATTGAAAAATTGTTTGGTTGTATAGAGCGCCTTTTTGATTATGCGAAGGGGCTTGGGTATAAAGGTATTACTTTGGCAGAATACCAAAAATTGCTAAAATAAATGATGTATGGCTGAAGTAGCGAACAAAAGCATTGTTAAGAGTCTTTTTTGGACTTATGGAGAAAAACTCAGTACGCAGTTTGTATCCATTCTTGTGACCATTATTCTAGCTCGTCTTTTGTCTCCTGATGACTACGGTGTCATTTCCATAGTCATGGTGTTCATTCTTTTTTGCGACATTTTTGTGACGGGTGGATTTGGTCAAGCTCTAGTGCAAAAGAAAGATGCAGATGACTTGGATTTTAATTCAATGTTCATATGCAGCTGTGTAATGTCGTTGTTGCTGTATGGCGTGATTTTCTTTGGTGCCCCTTTTATAGCTGATTTTTATGAACGTCCCGTAATTGTTCCTGTATTGCGTGTTCTAGGATTGCGACTGATTGTATCTAGTTTCAATACGATTCAGCAAGCCAAAATCCAAAAGTCGATGACCTTCAAAAAATCTTTTTTTGCTACAGCGGTGGCTACGTTGTTGTCGGCTGTTGTTGGCGTGATTTTGGCTTATTGTGGCTTTGGCGTATGGGCCTTGGTGGGGCAGTATTTGGTTTCCATTTTTGCGGTGACGATTGCTCTTGCTCGAATTTGTGATTGGTCTCCGCGGCTTCAGTTTTCATGGACTCGCTCCAAACTTCTGATTAACTTTGGCTGGAAGGTCCTGTTGACAACGATTTGCTTTACCTTGGTGAACGACTTTAGAAGCCTTGTTGTTGGAAAAAAGTTTGGCCCAGGTGATTTAGCTTTCTATGATCAAGGGCAGAAATTTCCGAATTTAATTGTAACGAATATCAATGCTTCCATAGGAAGAGTGCTGTTTCCTGCCTTTTCTAATCGGCAGGATGATTTGGCGTATGTAAAACAGTTGTGCAGGAAGGGGATTAACTTGTCGACGTTCCTGTTAGCGCCACTTCTTATTGGGTTGATTGCTGTTGCAGATACATTCGTTGAAGTGATTCTTACGGAAAAATGGATCCCTTGCGTATTCTATATGCGTATGTTGACCTTGATGTTTTTGGTAAGACCTTTCACGACGACATGCCATCAAGCTATTATGGCGTTAGGGCGAAGTGACATTACTTTAAAGATTATGGTTGTAATTAATGTGATCGCCTTGATTTTACTTTGTATTGCTCTGTTTGTGTTTAATAGCGTGCCGATGGTGGCCGTAGGAAGTGTCTTATCTGAATTAGTTAGTGTAATTCTATTTATGTTTTATATAAAAAAGTTTGTTGGATATACATACACGGAGCAGGTTCGTGATGTCTTGCCCAGTTTAGTGTTGTCTGCAATTATGGGTAGTGCAATATTTGGCTTGTCGTTTTTGGTGGCGGATAAAATGATGCTGTTTATTGTCCAGCTTGGAATAGGCGTGCTGGTTTATGTCGTTGGTAGTACAGTCTTTAAAATGAGCGGGGTTGTCTTTATTCTCGGCAAAATGAGCCGGAAAATGCCTCGGGTATGGTTCGTCGACAAACTTTTGGCATATTTGAATATAGCAAGGTGACTTGTTGATGTGGATAAGTATTTATAAAAAGGGGAAAAAATGAATATTCAACGTGTTGTGAAAAAAATGAAAAAAGAAAGCAGTTCAATTATCGCATTTTGCCTATTGATGGCGATAATTCTTCCGTTGCCGCTGTTGAATATAGACAAGTCATTTTTTGGACAAATGTTTCACGATATTTGTGTGGCGACAAGAGAGTTTGTAGGCTTTTCTACTGTATTCTGCCTTTTAGTGATTTTATTCTTTGTTTTTTCAAAGTACGGGAGTGTCAAAATTGGTGGCCAATACGCTAAACCGGAGTACAGCAATGTATCTTGGGTATCCTGTCTTATAATGGCCGGCTTGGGAATAGGGATCGTATTCTATTGTGAGGAACCTCTATTCCACATGAATAGTAATCCGTATTTTGGGAATGTGGCTGGAAGTGCGGAAGAAGTCGCGTATTCTCTTACTTTGTTTGATTGGACTTTGAATGCTTGGAGTATGTATGGAGTACTTGGTGTTATCATTGCGTATTTCCATTACAATAAAGGTCGCGAACTGAAACTTAGTGCTGCGTTCCCAGGCAGAACAAACCGTTGGTTAAAGAAAATCGTTGATATAGTCATGGCTTTAGGCATTGTTGCTGGTTTGACAACTTCCTTGGGCCTGGGTGTTGCTCAGTTGAAAGGTGGCGTGGAATATGTTTTTGATTACGATATCAGTCCTTATCTGTTGATGGCTGTAATTGGTTTGGTTGCTGTATGGTCTGTTAATTCGGGCTTAAAGAGGGGCGTGAAGTGGCTTTCAAATGTTACAAGTGTCTTAATTGTTGTTATGCTAATTGTTGTTGTTGTTCTTGGTTATCATTCATTTGATTTGAAATCCTCCTTTACAGGGTACACTTTGAGGGGTGTGAAAAATTTTGCTCAAAATTTTGTTAGTTACAATAAGTTTTGGGAAGAATTTTCTGATGAATGGGCTGCCAGTTGGGCGGTTTTCTATCAACTTTGGTTTGCGGCTTGGGCTGCATTTGTTGCCGTTTTCCTTGCAAAAATTTCCAAGGGACGCACAATCCGTGAAACAATGATT
It encodes:
- a CDS encoding serine O-acetyltransferase, translated to MQINSRKDLKYFLERDRIALKRKKSFFKDDIWKFEILLRKAEYYCNCMPGPLKKIGSLYKKRLYALGRKCGGFSIPVNAFGPGLSIAHYGTIVVNETTKVGCNCRIHEGVTIGATGRSGQAAHIGDNCFIATGAKIIGAVELGDDVAIGANAVVTKSFAENHITLAGVPAKKISDHGSHDFLAEGLFNE
- a CDS encoding ATP-grasp domain-containing protein, translating into MNDFSRKVIVFGGNHHNPLGVIRALGRKKLDVFFLTSVKNSFVAHSKYVTETIFLEKDEDAPQVLLNRFSSELVKPVIVCCGDGFAAIIMNSREMLKKAFIMPYAKVYQKGNIFDKGFQAAVAKECGIEMPQSQVLELSEAKELLKNWNSFPSIVKPLDSLMAFGGKDDIRIVENSEELNAALEKTHSIKIQIQQYIKKKMEFQLIGCSLDEGRIVIIPGFTHILRQPPNTNTGFLKYSSCEKLNYDLRKIKDFMRRVGYSGLFSAEFLREEKGDYFMEVNFRNDGNAYVVTQAGVNLPYLWVYYCCEGKLPPNEPETIKRETFFMPDLQDIRNVMHGDLSLITFIRDWFKTKAHAVYDLKDLKPFLHQLFLH
- a CDS encoding lipopolysaccharide biosynthesis protein, producing MAEVANKSIVKSLFWTYGEKLSTQFVSILVTIILARLLSPDDYGVISIVMVFILFCDIFVTGGFGQALVQKKDADDLDFNSMFICSCVMSLLLYGVIFFGAPFIADFYERPVIVPVLRVLGLRLIVSSFNTIQQAKIQKSMTFKKSFFATAVATLLSAVVGVILAYCGFGVWALVGQYLVSIFAVTIALARICDWSPRLQFSWTRSKLLINFGWKVLLTTICFTLVNDFRSLVVGKKFGPGDLAFYDQGQKFPNLIVTNINASIGRVLFPAFSNRQDDLAYVKQLCRKGINLSTFLLAPLLIGLIAVADTFVEVILTEKWIPCVFYMRMLTLMFLVRPFTTTCHQAIMALGRSDITLKIMVVINVIALILLCIALFVFNSVPMVAVGSVLSELVSVILFMFYIKKFVGYTYTEQVRDVLPSLVLSAIMGSAIFGLSFLVADKMMLFIVQLGIGVLVYVVGSTVFKMSGVVFILGKMSRKMPRVWFVDKLLAYLNIAR